ACCTCGACGTACTCGCCGTAGTTGGGAACGCCGTACCAGCTTCCCGACCCCATGACGCCGTCTTCGTCGTACATTGCCGTGGTCTGCAGCGACGGCGCAAGCTTCTCGTCCCAGCCGTACTTCTTGACCGGCTCGTCGAGGTTGGTGAGCAGTCCCTGGCTCGAGAGCAGCCCTGCTGTGGCGTTTCCCTTGTTGTATTCCAGAATGTCTGGTGCTTCGTCTGAGTTGAGCACTTGGCTCGCCGTCGAGCGGATCTGCTCGAAACTCTTCTCTTCGAATTCGACCGTGGCACCGGTCTCTTCTTCGAAGATCTTGATTGCTTCGTCCCAGGCGATGCCCATGGCGCTGTCTGCGTTCTCGTAGTGCCAGAGCACGAGTGTGTCTTCGTCATGGCTTGCTCCGGCCGAGCAGCCTGAGAGCGCCATGGCTCCCAGTGCAACGGTGGCGATTGCTGTGGCCACCTTCGATTGGCGTTTCACGGATTTACCTCCTTGTAAGGCCCTGAGCGCCGAGATGATCGAGGGGAGATCGCCGTTTGTCTAAACGTTTCGACGCTGTGCTGTCGATGAGTCTAAGCGTTTCGACAGATGTTTCGCAAGGTATTTGTCGCATCAAACGACAAACCCGTTTCTACGCTCTCCGCCGTGCCGGTACTCTGGATTGCGTCCTACCGCGCGCCCGCACAGAAAGTGACGTACATCGATGTTCGTTGACATGCCCGAGGCCGATCTCGCCTCGTACCGCAGCACGCAGACCGACCCCGCCGACTTCGATGCGTTCTGGACGTCGACGCTGCAGCAGGCGCGCGACGCGGCATCCGCCCCCACTCTGACGCTCATCGACACGGGACTTTCCACGATCAACACCTACGACGTCACGTTCTCGGGCTTTGCCGGGCAGCCCGTCAAGGCGTGGCTGCGGGTTCCCGCCGCAGCAACGACCCCGCTTGTGACCGTCGTCGAATACGTGGGCTATGGCGGAGGGCGTGGCCACGTACACGAAAACCTGATGTGGGCATCGGCCGGGTTCGCACACCTGCTCATGGACACCCGCGGGCAGGGGTCTGCGTGGTCGACGGGCGATACGCCTGACCCCGATGGCACCGGTCCGCAGTTTCCTGGCATGATGACCCGCGGCATCGACAGCCGCGAAACGTACTACTACCGTCGCGTCTTCACCGATGCTGTGCGCGCGCTCGAGACCGCGCGCGAGTTGCCGATGACGGATGCCGCTCGCACGGTGATCACCGGCGGAAGCCAGGGCGGCGGCATCACCGTCGCCGTCGCCGGGCTTGTGCCTGATATCGCCGCCGCAGCACCGTACGTGCCGTTCTTATGCGACTTCCGTCGCGCCACCGTCATCACCGACAATGATCCGTACAAGGAGATCGGCCGCTATCTCGCCGTGCACCGCAACAAAGTGGAGAGCGTGCACAAGGTGCTGTCGTACTTCGATGGCGTCAACTTCGCCCGTCGCGCAATCGCGCCGACGCTGTTCTCGGCAAGCCTCATGGACCCGACGTGCCCACCGTCAACGATCTACGGCGCGTTCAACGAATGGCGCGGCGACAAGCGCATGTCACTGTGGCAGTACAACGGACACGAGGGCGGCGGCCCGCTCGACCGCCAGTACGCGCTCGAGTTCTTTCGCGAGGTTCTCGGGTAGTCATGCTCAGCGCAGCGGCACGGGCTCTGCACGCTCGACGACCCTCATCGTGCGAGAAACCACGGCACCACCGCGACTCTGACGAGAAAGAGCCCGATCATGCGCCCGCGCAACCGGATAGAGTGAGTGCGTGATTTCGGGCGAACGGCTATCGGAGACCGGGCAATGGCTCGAATCGCGCGAGGGCACCCGCTGGTGGTTCGACAGCGGCGCACTCTGCCTCGATTTCGCCTACACCGGGCCAATGGGCGACGCCGGCGATGGACAGGCAGTCGGCTGGGAGCAGCTGGTGAACAGTGCAGACCTCGACGACTGGCTCGCGGATCGCAGCGCCGTGACGGCATCCACAGACCGCGATTTGCGCGACGCTCATACACTGCGCGAGGCGATCGCCCACGTCACCATCGCCCTCGCCTCCGGCAACCAACCGCTGCGGCGCGACATCGACCTGATCAACCTCTACGCGGCGACGCCCGACCTGCCGCCGCGGCTCCACGGCGGATCCCGCCAGGCGGGGCGCTCACTGCCCCGCGCGGCGCAGGCGCTGTCGACGATTGCGCGAGATGCCGTGGCCGTGTTCAGCGGCGAACGTGACGGAACAATCCGTGGCTGCGACGCCGACGACTGCGGTCTTCTCTACGTCGACACGTCTCGTGCGGGAACTCGACGCTGGTGCTCGATGCAACGGTGTGGAAATCGGCACAAGGTGCGGCAGCATCGGGCCAGGCAGCGTGCGAAGGCCGAAGCTCAGAACTTCTCGGCACCGCAGGCGGATTCTCAGCCGACCGCCCAGTAGCCGTCGTCGCCAAGCACCGGCACCAGCTCGCTCGCATCGACCTGTCCCGCGGCAACGACGGCGTCTCGTTTGCCGGAGGCAATAAGCCGCTGCCCCGCGGTAGACGCCGTGTACAGATGACCGACGGCACGTTCGAGCCCCGTAAACGCGGCGCTTGCAGCGGCCGCCTCGGGAGACGAATAGTCGATGCCCACTGCGGCGAGCGCGTCGATGACGGCGCCAGCCGCGAACAGCGTGTCGACGGCGAACCCTGAGCCGACGGCATCCTGATGTGAATCGGCACCCAGCGACGTCTCCGCCACAAGGGCGACGCGCACACGCTCACCGCGTTGCACCTGATGCTGAAGCACGTGCTGAGCGACAGCCGTGCGGTTGCGCAGCGATGCGGCGACAACTCGAGCGCCCGATGCGTGAGCAGCATCCGCAATCGCCGCGTCAGCGGGCTCTCGCCCGAGCGACTCGACAGCCGCCGAAATCTGGTGGCCGTCGGCAATTCCCTGCACCACGATGATGACTCCGGCACCGTCGGCAATAGCGGATAACCCCGCTGGCCCCCAGTCGAAACGCACCTCGTACCGGCTCTGCTGATTGTCTGCTGTCGTCACGCTTCCAGAATAGGCACGCCGTGCCCAGCTGCCGTGAAGTATTGCGCAGAATGACGCCGCACCGGATCGGCCTCGATCGGTTCCGGGTGGGTCAGTACCAGGTGGGCCCCTCACGCGGCTCGGGCACCACGTCGGCAATGATGCGGTCGTGCGGACGACGATCCTCGGGCGCCGGCATGCGCATCGCGAGGCGGATGGCCTCCCAATCGTGGCGGCTGAGTTCGACAAGCCCAGGCCGCAGCTTCACGCCCCAGTTGCGACTGGAGGTGGTGAGATCGAGATGTGGCTTGAGCGGGTGGATCGGAGCCTCGACCGCCGGACGATACCAATCGATGCGCCGGCGCCATTGGCGAGCCGCCGCATCAACGCGACGATCCGCCGAATACACGTCATTGTCGGCGACACGACCGATGGCCGTAAACGCGCGCAGCGGCTCGCCGTCAAGCGTTTCGCGCGGGGAATAGTAGACAAGACCGTCTGCCTCATGCAGTCTGCTGATCGCCTCACGACTTCCGTGGTTCAGCTGCCCGATGCCCATGCGGACGGCATCGCGCACGTGATCGCGCTGCACCACTCCGAGCCAGAACCTGATAGCCATGTGCCATTTCTACCCGAAACAGGTGACACGGTGCAGACTGAAGACATGTACGTGCAGTTGAAACTCGTGTTAGACGCAGACCCGGCCGCCGCGTGGCGCGCTCTGAGGTCGACGTCTGTCATGCGCGAGCTATATGCACCGTTCATCGGCGTGAACGCCGGAAACACCGCGAGCAAGACGCACTGGCAGAACACGACAGACGAGATTCCGCTCATGCTTGCTGGGCTCGTGCCGCTCGGCCGACAGCTCATCGAGCTCGACTACGACGAGACAAGCCACCCCGGCGTTAAGATTCTGCGCGACACCGGATCTCCGGCGTCAGGTCCGCTGAGCGCCCTGCGCGGATGGAATCACCGCATGGCGGTCTCCGCTACAGCCGACGACCCGGGCCGCACCCTGTTTCGCGACAGGCTGACCTTTCACGGGCCTGCTGTTGGCGCATACTGGTACCCGCTGTGGGTGATGTGGCAGTGGCGCGGCTCACGACTTCGTGACATGGCACCGAACTGGGCATTCGACCCAGAATTGCGCGATGAGACGAGCACACAGCATCTGTGAGTTAGACTGAACTCACTTGCGGGCAACGTTATGCCCCTTGCGTCGTAGAACGCTCCCTCTCCCCGGCAACGGGTCGATGACTTTCATACGGCGAACGAATGCGCGATCCCGCGCCTTCGCCACTCTTCCGCCCTCTGTGAAGTGCGGATCTCGATGCCTGAAAGGCACCATGTCAGATAACACATTCGGCGCGCTCGGCGTGCCCGCTCCCCTCGTCACCGTTCTCGCGAAGGACGGCAAGACCGAGGCTTTTCCCATTCAAATCGACACGCTGCCCGACACGCTCGGCGGGCGCGACGTGCTCGGCCGTGGCCGAACCGGCAGCGGCAAGACTCTCGCGTTCTCCATTCCGATGGTCGCGCGCCTCGGCACGGATCTCGCCGGAGGCAAGCGCCGCCCCGGTCGCCCCCTCGCCCTCGTTCTCGCCCCGACGCGTGAGCTCGCCACGCAGATCGACGCCGTGCTCGCACCGCTTGCCGCCGCATACGGAATGAAGACGACAACCATTTACGGCGGCATTAACCAGCGCCGCCAGGTTGAGGCGCTGAACGCCGGCGTCGACATCATCGTCGCCTGCCCCGGGCGGCTCGAAGACCTCATGAACCAGGGTCACGTGCGGCTCGACGCCATTGAGGTCACCGTCCTCGACGAGGCAGACCACATGGCCGACCTCGGCTTTCTCCCCGTCGTCACGCGCATTTTGAACGCGACACCGGAAAATGGACAGCGGATGCTGTTCTCGGCAACGCTCGACAACGGCGTTGACAAGATCGTCAAGCGCTTCCTGCACAACCCGGTGACGCACTCGGTCGACGATGAGACAAGCCCCGTCGAAGCGATGACACACCATGTGTTCTTCGTCGCCGACGCCGACGCCAAGAAGTCACTCGTCGAGAAGCTCGCCGCTGGGCGTGGCCGACGCATTCTCTTCACCCGCACGAAGCACCACGCCAAGAAGCTGGCGCGGCAGCTGACAGCATCCGGAATTCCCTCCGTCGACCTGCACGGCAACCTGTCGCAGCCGCAGCGTGACCGCAACCTCGCTGCGTTCAGCGATGGCAGCGCCCGCGTGCTCGTCGCCACCGACGTGGCAGCTCGCGGTGTGCACGTCGACAACGTCGAGCTGGTCGTTCACGTCGACCCGCCCGTCGAGCACAAGGCATACCTGCACCGCTCGGGTCGCACGGCACGTGCCGGCAGCGCGGGAACCGTCGCAACGGTGTGCCTCCCGGTGCAGCGCGATGACCTCAAGAAGATTCTGCGGAAGGCTGCCATCACGGTAGCCCCCGAGGCCGTGACCGCCGAGTCACGCGTCGTCGTCGACCTCGTCGGCGAGGAGGCAGCGTACGTCAAGCCTCAACCGAAGCCGATTCAGCAGCAGGGCGGTGGCGGCACATCGCAGGGTGCCAACGCGCGTCGCAAGCGCGCGAATCGCGGAGGCGCGGATGCTGGCCAGCGCAGTTCTGCGCGCGGCGAGCGCAACGATGCACCGCGTCGTGACCGCTCAGGTCGCCCCGCTGCCGCGAAGTCGGGTTCCGGCCGTTCCGGTGCGCGCTCCGGCCAGGGTCGCTCTGGTCAGGGCCGCTCCGGTCAGGGCCGCAGCTCCGGCGCTCCGAGCGTGTACAGCACGTCGTCCTCTGGCGGCGAGCGTACGCACCGCCGCGTTTCCTCGCGCTAGCGCGCTCCTCGAAACGAGGACACAGTGCCGGGACGAGGACGTTTTCTCGAGAAACGTCCTCGTCCCAGCACTTCTTCCTTCTCTCGGGGCGGCAGGCTGGCGAACTTCCGCGGCTGCCGCCCAGAACGCAATTGCTGATGGCCCGCACGGCATCGCCACTGGCGCAGCATCCGCTCGATTATGACCCGGCGCAAAGTCAGGGTACTTTCTCCCTATGGACACCACGGATGCTGTCGCACCTACCCTCGATATCATCGTTCGCCCCGCGCGAGATGTCGATGCCGAATCACTCGGCCGTGTGCACGCGAAGTGCTGGCACGAGACATACGACCACCTGATCAGCACGGCCGCGCTCGAACGCGTTTCGCCCTTGCGCCTTGCCGAACTCTGGACGCACTGGACGAAGCAGGGCGACGAGTACCACCAGCACGTTGCGCTTGTCGACGGCGAGATCGTCGGCTTTGTCGGCTCTGGGCCGGCCCGCGACGAGGATGCTCCGCGCGAGCGTGAGCTCTACTACCTGTACCTGCTCTCGGCGTTTCACGGCACGGGCATCGGTCAGCAATTGTTTGACGCCGCGTGCGGAGATCGTCAGGGATACCTGTGGGTTGCCGATGACAACCCTCGCGCCCACGCCTTCTACAAGCGCAATGGTCTGAAACGAGACGGCGCGCAGCAGGTGCAGCCGTTCCTCGGCGAAGAGCTGCTCGAGGTGCGGCTCGTCCGATAGCGTCAGTCGCGAGCGTAGGACACGGGCGGAAGCCCCTCGTCAACGGCGGTGAACTCGCTGTGAGTGAGTGCGCTGCCCGCGTTCCATGACCGTTCGGCGAACGCCCTCAGCGGCGAGCGGATGCCGAGAGCAACCTCATCGCAGGTCTGAGCTTCTGGGCGGTCCGACCAAATGGCGAACGATGCCCCGACCAGTTGCTCTGGGTATGGCTGCGTCACAATCTGCGCGCGGTCCGTGAGGCTCGGGTGCAGCATCGGAAAGACACCAGGGTGCCACTCCGCCTCCCACAGCCGTTTGCTCGTCGGGTATGTGTAGCCGGCGTTCTCTCCGAGAACGTAGTAGAACATCGCGTCATTCACATTGACGACGTCGTATCCCCCATCAAACGCCTCCTGCACGGGACGCATCGACGCACTCCAATTCGTCCACCAGGCAAACTGCACGCGTTCGTCCAGCACGACGTTGCGGCTGCGCAGCATCCCGTCGTTCCATACCCGCGGGATGACGTCGCGGTCAGTCAGATATGCGGCGATCGTGTTCACGAAAGCAGTGAGCAGGTCGAATCCCGTGCCGGTAGCCCCAAAGCGCTTCTTTGCTGCATCGTCAAGCACCGGGTAATCATGCATGTGATCGAAGTCGACAAACTCGTCCCCTCCGAGGTTCCAGACGCGGCTTTCGTCGAAGAGCTGCACGTAATCGTCGACAAGTTCACGAGCGAATGCCACTGCTGCGTCATTCGTGATGTCGAGAGCCCCATCGACGCCAGGCAGGCAAAACTCGGGATGCCGCCCGAGAGCGTGCTTCAAATGGCCCGGCATGTCGAGCGACGGCACAATCTCAATGTGGTGATCGTTAGCCACGCGGATCAGATGCGTCGCCTCCGCGCGCGTGATGTATTCGGGCGAAACGATCGCGGGGTGGCTGATGCTCTCGAGCCTCACACCCTCATTCTCAGAGAAGTGCCATTGCAACGTCGTGAGGCCGATGTCGGCGGCGTTCACGATCAGCTGCTCCAGCCACCGGGCGGGGTAGAACTTGCGTGCAGCATCGATGTGCAGTCCGCGCTCTGCCACGGCCGGCTCTGCCCGAACGGATGCTGCCGGAACCCGGCCGTGCGCACGCAGATTGTGCATCAGCTGACGTGTCGCGCGAAAAACTCCGCATGGTGTCTGCGCTCTCACAACGACGTCGTGTCCGACCTCGATCGCATAGCCCTCGGGGCCGAACCCTGAGCAGTGATCAAGCCGCAACTCGACACGGGAGCACTCGTCGTCTGCTGCAGCAGGTTCGGGTCGCGTCACCGCACCGTATGCGCGAAGCTCGTCGTCGAACCGCTCACGCTCACGCCGGAGCCGCGCATCGCTGGCGATCACGCTGACAGTCGTCGGCGCCCAGCTTCCGTGTCGAAGTTCAACCTCATGAGGTTGCGGTATCGCCGTCCACGTCAGCGGCCCGGTTGCAGGGCTCTCGATCTCAGGCATCGGCGGCTCTCCTCTTCTCGTCGCCTTCCGTGTGCGATCAGACGACGGTGTTGACGGCGGAGTACCGCGACACCGCGGTTGTCGACAGGTCTGGGCGCACGAGCGTCGTGATTCCTCTCGCGGCTCGCCGCGCCAGGTTCTCAGCGTCGGCCGATGTGATGAAGCAGGCATCGATTCCTCGCTCGCACAGGTCGACCCAGGCATCAAAGATCGCGCCGCCAGGACTCATTGCCGTGCGGTTGACGGGCACGCCCTGAGCATCCACCTCGATGACGATAGCCGTCTCGCGCCGCGGAATCTCCATCGCCGAACTGCGGCGAAACTCACGAGCGACCTCTGCGTACCTCAGCCCTTCGGGCTTTGGCCGCCCGTCATTGGTGATGAGCCCCAGCGAATACTCGAGTTCGGGAAAGTCGGCGAGCTCGCGGGTGACATCGTGCGAGCACCACCAGGTGACCCCCCAGAGGTTCTCGGTGCGGGCGGCAGAGCGCACTGTCGCCTCGACGAAGTTCGCGATCTCGTCACCGCTCAGGCAGTTCGACGGCGCGCCGACCTCCTGCAGCCAGATCGGCCGTTGCGCGCCCTCCTGGAACGCCCGCGACAGCTCGATCAGGTATTCCGCGTGCCGGTCGGATGCTGCCGAACGCCCGCCGTATATGCGCGCAGTACCGTTGAAGATCCACGAGTGGATCGTCGTCATGTCGCCGAGCCGACTCGCGTGCGCTGGGGTGAACGGATGGCCGTCGAGGTACCAGACTGCATCGTATTCACTATGCACGTGATCGGCGTTCGGAGCGGCCTTCGCCGCGGCATCCAGGAGGCTGGTCAACCAGCTGCCCGCTTCATTCTGCGTGATTCGCCACGGAGATGGGTGCGGGTCGTCTGAGAACTGGTTGACTTCGTTGCCGAGTGTCAGGCCGAGGAAGTTATCGGCGTCTGCAAGCCGCTCTCCGAGCCGGTGAACGAGCTCGACCTGACCGCTCACAGCATCGGGGTGGGAGAACATGTTCTTGTCGTGCCAGGTGTACAGCCATGCCGGCACAAAGTCGAAGCTCGACATATGCCCTTGAATCACGTCGACGCCGACATCAAGATTGAACTCGCGGCCGACGTCGACGACGGAACGCACGTCGTCGAGGGCCTGCTGCCTGATCAGCGTTCGATTCGGCTGCAGCACGGGCCAGAGCGGGAAAATCCTCACGTGATCGAGACCGAGCTGCGCAATGCCCTCGAAGTCACGACGCACATCGTCGGGCGAAAACGACAGCCACGAGTGCATCCAGCCGCGCGTTGGCGTGTAGTTCACTCCGAAACGCAATGCCGTGCTCTGCGTCGCATCGCTCGTCATCGTGCTCTCACCATTCCTTCTGCATGCGACCGACATCCCCCGGCGCATTCTTCTTTAAAACCAACAAATCACTAATCCGGTTTAGAGTCCAGCAACACATGACGTAGGCCGATTTTCCCGCCGAGTTTCGCTTAGTCACACAACATAACAGCTCGTGCGATATCTCGGACCGTATGACATACTGGTGATCACTATATCGTTTTAGTGGCGGGATTCAACGATGGATCGCGTGCCGGTTCGATCATTCGCCGGCTCCGATCGTGTGGAATTCCACTCTTCGAAGGAGAAGCAGATGAAGATTCGACAAGGGATCGCGCTTGCGATTGCAGCAGCAGCGGGACTGGCTCTTACCGCCTGCACCGGCGCTCCGGCCGCGCAGAGCAACGCAGCAGACGGGGACGTCAGCGGCACAATCACGTTTCAAACCTGGTCGCTCAAGAACGACACGTTCACGCCGTACTTCACGCAGGTCATCAAGGACTTCGAGAAGAAGTACCCGGATGCCACAGTGAAGTGGGTCGACCAGCCTGCGGACGGCTACGAAGACAAGGTGCTTCAGCAGGCCGAATCCGGCGAACTGCCCGATGTGATCAACCTGCCCCCTGACATGGCATATTCCCTGGCAAAGGTCGACATGCTTCTCGACCTGACGCAGGCGGATCCCGACGTTCTCGACGACTATGTCGAGGGTGCGGTCTCCGCGTATTCCTATGACGACACCGAGGGAACATTCGGACTCCCCTGGTACCTCGGAACAGAGCTCAATTATTGGAACGCCGACCTTCTGAAGAAGGGTGGCGCCGACCCCGATAACCTTCCGACAACGATCGACGAGATGTTCGATGTCGCCGAGACGCTGGCGAAGAGCCCCGAGAAGATCGCGACGATCGCATCGGTTCCCAGCCCGAAGGGCGTCATGGCCGCGATTGCGGACGAGGGCGGTTCTGCATCGATCTTCGAAAACGGCACGTTCGTCTTCAACACGCCAGAAGCCGTGAGGATCGTCGAGCGCTACGCCGAGCTCTACAAACTCGGCGCTGTCTCACCCGAGGCTCTGCAGGGCGCTGGCACGTCGAACAGCAATATCAACAACTTCAACAAGGGTACTGTCGCGTGGACGACAGCGGGCCCCAACTACATCGAGCAGGACCTCTCGGTGAATGCCCCCACCGTCGTTCCGAACGTGCGGGCAAACGAGACGTTCGGCAATCCACCGCTGTTTGTGCAGGGTGTGAGCGTCTCGAATACCTCGAAGAACGCCGCGACGGCCCTCGCATTCGCGACATTCCTCACGAACAACGACAACCAAGTCGACTTCGTCAAGCTCGCTGTCGGCTTCTTCCCCGGCACACAGGCTGCGAACGACGACCCGTCGTCATTCGCTGAGGCATCGGAGATCGACCAGCAGAATCACGCAACTGACGTCGCAGCCGGCGAGATGGGCAGCGCGGAGGTTCCAAACCCTCCGCAGTACACCGAGAACATGGACGGCTATGCGAAGCAGCAGATCGCTCTCGCGATTACGGGAGACATCTCGGCGCAGGAGGCCCTCGATAATGCCGTCGAGTACTGCCAGCAGAACCTCGCCGACTGACGATCTGACGCTCAAGGAGACATCGTGAAGCAGCAGCGGAAGTACACGCCCTACCTTCTGGTCGCGCCGGGAGTGATCTGGGTGCTCGTCTTTGCGCTCTGGCCGTTTTTGAACACGATCGTGCTCGCATTCACCGACGCACGACCGCTTCGTCCCGCTGTCTTCACGGGGCTGGAGAATTTCATGCGGCTGTTCAGCGACGACAGATTCATGTACGCGCTGACGACATCGCTCGTCTATGTCGTCGTGTGCGTTCCCGTGCTGACGTTGCTGCCGCTTCTGCTCGCGATGCTTGTCAATTCAAAGGTTCCCGCGATCGGGTTCTTTCGCACAACCTTTTACTTTCCCGTCATCGCCTCGGCCGTCGTTG
The Paramicrobacterium chengjingii DNA segment above includes these coding regions:
- a CDS encoding ABC transporter substrate-binding protein, whose product is MKIRQGIALAIAAAAGLALTACTGAPAAQSNAADGDVSGTITFQTWSLKNDTFTPYFTQVIKDFEKKYPDATVKWVDQPADGYEDKVLQQAESGELPDVINLPPDMAYSLAKVDMLLDLTQADPDVLDDYVEGAVSAYSYDDTEGTFGLPWYLGTELNYWNADLLKKGGADPDNLPTTIDEMFDVAETLAKSPEKIATIASVPSPKGVMAAIADEGGSASIFENGTFVFNTPEAVRIVERYAELYKLGAVSPEALQGAGTSNSNINNFNKGTVAWTTAGPNYIEQDLSVNAPTVVPNVRANETFGNPPLFVQGVSVSNTSKNAATALAFATFLTNNDNQVDFVKLAVGFFPGTQAANDDPSSFAEASEIDQQNHATDVAAGEMGSAEVPNPPQYTENMDGYAKQQIALAITGDISAQEALDNAVEYCQQNLAD
- a CDS encoding DEAD/DEAH box helicase; this encodes MSDNTFGALGVPAPLVTVLAKDGKTEAFPIQIDTLPDTLGGRDVLGRGRTGSGKTLAFSIPMVARLGTDLAGGKRRPGRPLALVLAPTRELATQIDAVLAPLAAAYGMKTTTIYGGINQRRQVEALNAGVDIIVACPGRLEDLMNQGHVRLDAIEVTVLDEADHMADLGFLPVVTRILNATPENGQRMLFSATLDNGVDKIVKRFLHNPVTHSVDDETSPVEAMTHHVFFVADADAKKSLVEKLAAGRGRRILFTRTKHHAKKLARQLTASGIPSVDLHGNLSQPQRDRNLAAFSDGSARVLVATDVAARGVHVDNVELVVHVDPPVEHKAYLHRSGRTARAGSAGTVATVCLPVQRDDLKKILRKAAITVAPEAVTAESRVVVDLVGEEAAYVKPQPKPIQQQGGGGTSQGANARRKRANRGGADAGQRSSARGERNDAPRRDRSGRPAAAKSGSGRSGARSGQGRSGQGRSGQGRSSGAPSVYSTSSSGGERTHRRVSSR
- a CDS encoding GNAT family N-acetyltransferase, which produces MDTTDAVAPTLDIIVRPARDVDAESLGRVHAKCWHETYDHLISTAALERVSPLRLAELWTHWTKQGDEYHQHVALVDGEIVGFVGSGPARDEDAPRERELYYLYLLSAFHGTGIGQQLFDAACGDRQGYLWVADDNPRAHAFYKRNGLKRDGAQQVQPFLGEELLEVRLVR
- a CDS encoding EVE domain-containing protein, giving the protein MAIRFWLGVVQRDHVRDAVRMGIGQLNHGSREAISRLHEADGLVYYSPRETLDGEPLRAFTAIGRVADNDVYSADRRVDAAARQWRRRIDWYRPAVEAPIHPLKPHLDLTTSSRNWGVKLRPGLVELSRHDWEAIRLAMRMPAPEDRRPHDRIIADVVPEPREGPTWY
- a CDS encoding CGNR zinc finger domain-containing protein, with product MISGERLSETGQWLESREGTRWWFDSGALCLDFAYTGPMGDAGDGQAVGWEQLVNSADLDDWLADRSAVTASTDRDLRDAHTLREAIAHVTIALASGNQPLRRDIDLINLYAATPDLPPRLHGGSRQAGRSLPRAAQALSTIARDAVAVFSGERDGTIRGCDADDCGLLYVDTSRAGTRRWCSMQRCGNRHKVRQHRARQRAKAEAQNFSAPQADSQPTAQ
- a CDS encoding family 20 glycosylhydrolase, which gives rise to MPEIESPATGPLTWTAIPQPHEVELRHGSWAPTTVSVIASDARLRRERERFDDELRAYGAVTRPEPAAADDECSRVELRLDHCSGFGPEGYAIEVGHDVVVRAQTPCGVFRATRQLMHNLRAHGRVPAASVRAEPAVAERGLHIDAARKFYPARWLEQLIVNAADIGLTTLQWHFSENEGVRLESISHPAIVSPEYITRAEATHLIRVANDHHIEIVPSLDMPGHLKHALGRHPEFCLPGVDGALDITNDAAVAFARELVDDYVQLFDESRVWNLGGDEFVDFDHMHDYPVLDDAAKKRFGATGTGFDLLTAFVNTIAAYLTDRDVIPRVWNDGMLRSRNVVLDERVQFAWWTNWSASMRPVQEAFDGGYDVVNVNDAMFYYVLGENAGYTYPTSKRLWEAEWHPGVFPMLHPSLTDRAQIVTQPYPEQLVGASFAIWSDRPEAQTCDEVALGIRSPLRAFAERSWNAGSALTHSEFTAVDEGLPPVSYARD
- a CDS encoding 2-phosphosulfolactate phosphatase — its product is MTTADNQQSRYEVRFDWGPAGLSAIADGAGVIIVVQGIADGHQISAAVESLGREPADAAIADAAHASGARVVAASLRNRTAVAQHVLQHQVQRGERVRVALVAETSLGADSHQDAVGSGFAVDTLFAAGAVIDALAAVGIDYSSPEAAAASAAFTGLERAVGHLYTASTAGQRLIASGKRDAVVAAGQVDASELVPVLGDDGYWAVG
- a CDS encoding acetylxylan esterase, which codes for MFVDMPEADLASYRSTQTDPADFDAFWTSTLQQARDAASAPTLTLIDTGLSTINTYDVTFSGFAGQPVKAWLRVPAAATTPLVTVVEYVGYGGGRGHVHENLMWASAGFAHLLMDTRGQGSAWSTGDTPDPDGTGPQFPGMMTRGIDSRETYYYRRVFTDAVRALETARELPMTDAARTVITGGSQGGGITVAVAGLVPDIAAAAPYVPFLCDFRRATVITDNDPYKEIGRYLAVHRNKVESVHKVLSYFDGVNFARRAIAPTLFSASLMDPTCPPSTIYGAFNEWRGDKRMSLWQYNGHEGGGPLDRQYALEFFREVLG
- a CDS encoding glycoside hydrolase 5 family protein; the protein is MTSDATQSTALRFGVNYTPTRGWMHSWLSFSPDDVRRDFEGIAQLGLDHVRIFPLWPVLQPNRTLIRQQALDDVRSVVDVGREFNLDVGVDVIQGHMSSFDFVPAWLYTWHDKNMFSHPDAVSGQVELVHRLGERLADADNFLGLTLGNEVNQFSDDPHPSPWRITQNEAGSWLTSLLDAAAKAAPNADHVHSEYDAVWYLDGHPFTPAHASRLGDMTTIHSWIFNGTARIYGGRSAASDRHAEYLIELSRAFQEGAQRPIWLQEVGAPSNCLSGDEIANFVEATVRSAARTENLWGVTWWCSHDVTRELADFPELEYSLGLITNDGRPKPEGLRYAEVAREFRRSSAMEIPRRETAIVIEVDAQGVPVNRTAMSPGGAIFDAWVDLCERGIDACFITSADAENLARRAARGITTLVRPDLSTTAVSRYSAVNTVV